A section of the Leptospira terpstrae serovar Hualin str. LT 11-33 = ATCC 700639 genome encodes:
- a CDS encoding class I SAM-dependent methyltransferase has product MKCRHCESNLTLSLIDLGTSPPSNAYLTEAKLHEPEKWFPLRVLVCENCWLVQTEDFASANELFDSEYAYFSGYSSSWLEHAKNYVTQMISRFNLNKESHVVEIAANDGYLLQYVKAHDIPCTGIEPTTSTANAAREKGIDIVEDFFGVKLAKELVTKGKQADLTAANNVLAHVPDINDFVSGFSILLKPDGISTFEFPHLMRLVNENQFDTIYHEHFSYLSFIAVNRIFSANGLNIFDVEELPTHGGSLRIFAQRSDTGKRVVSERVAELLKKEQNLQMNSASYYHGLQLKAEKVKDDLLEFLIKAKKQGKKVAAYGAAAKGNTLLNFAGIRHDLISFVVDKNPSKQGKYLPGSRIPIVDEEVLKSVKPDYVIILPWNLKSEVIQQLNASGEGTHQYVIAIPDLTIS; this is encoded by the coding sequence ATGAAATGCAGGCATTGTGAATCAAACCTTACTCTCTCTTTGATTGATTTAGGAACTTCGCCTCCTTCCAATGCATATTTGACAGAAGCAAAACTTCATGAACCTGAAAAGTGGTTTCCACTTAGAGTTTTGGTTTGCGAAAACTGTTGGTTAGTCCAAACAGAAGACTTTGCAAGTGCCAATGAATTGTTTGATTCCGAATATGCTTATTTTAGTGGTTATTCTAGCAGTTGGTTGGAACATGCTAAAAATTATGTAACTCAAATGATTTCTCGTTTTAATTTAAATAAAGAAAGTCATGTAGTTGAGATTGCTGCCAATGACGGATATTTATTACAATATGTAAAGGCTCATGATATTCCTTGCACCGGAATCGAACCTACAACCAGTACAGCTAATGCAGCTAGAGAAAAAGGAATCGATATTGTAGAGGATTTTTTTGGAGTTAAGTTGGCAAAAGAACTGGTAACAAAGGGTAAACAGGCTGATTTGACGGCTGCAAATAACGTACTCGCCCATGTTCCGGATATAAATGACTTTGTTTCAGGGTTTTCTATACTACTAAAACCAGATGGCATTTCTACTTTTGAGTTTCCACATCTAATGAGACTTGTGAACGAAAATCAGTTCGATACTATTTATCATGAACATTTTTCTTATCTTTCATTCATTGCTGTAAATCGAATATTTTCTGCAAATGGTCTAAATATATTTGATGTTGAAGAATTGCCAACCCATGGAGGCAGTTTGAGAATCTTTGCCCAACGAAGTGATACTGGCAAAAGGGTTGTAAGTGAAAGAGTCGCTGAGTTATTAAAAAAAGAACAAAATTTACAAATGAACTCTGCTTCTTATTATCATGGTCTACAGCTAAAAGCAGAAAAAGTTAAAGATGATTTGCTGGAATTTTTAATAAAAGCAAAGAAGCAGGGCAAAAAAGTTGCAGCTTATGGTGCAGCGGCGAAAGGGAACACGTTATTAAATTTTGCTGGAATTCGGCATGATTTAATTTCTTTCGTTGTAGATAAAAACCCTTCCAAACAGGGAAAATACCTTCCCGGTAGTCGGATTCCCATTGTGGATGAAGAGGTTTTAAAATCTGTAAAACCTGATTATGTAATCATATTACCTTGGAATTTGAAAAGCGAAGTAATTCAACAGCTTAATGCTTCCGGAGAAGGAACGCATCAGTATGTGATAGCTATTCCAGATTTAACCATTTCTTAA